In one Massilia endophytica genomic region, the following are encoded:
- the ybaL gene encoding YbaL family putative K(+) efflux transporter has translation MPHDVSLITTIAAALGFGLVLGFLATRLKLPALVGYLAAGILIGPATPGFVADAALAGQLAEIGVMLMMFGVGLHFSLDDLWEVRKIALPGAVLQIAAATGMGMALAHWWGWTIGGGLVFGLALSVASTVVLLRALEERGILDSFNGRIAVGWLVVEDLVTVIVLVLLPPLAGSLGGETTGAASDAGLLRTLAVTLGQVAVFVGFMMLVGRKLFPWILWQVARTGSRELFTLCVIAAAVGIAYAATKLFGISFALGAFFAGMVLRESDLSHRAAEESLPLRDAFAVLFFVSVGMLFEPSIVMNEPLRLLAVVAIIVFGKSLAAFLLVVVLRYPAKTALMVSASLAQIGEFSFILAALGISLKLMPHEGQSLILAGAIISIALNPLVFAATRPLERWLGKNKLLAAKFDRPADPLAELPMTTAHSKLSGQVVLVGYGRVGQRIAKTLAERGIHYVVAEQNREKVDQLRREGVAAVAGNAGEPAVLIQAHIARARMLVIATPDTFHVRSMIATARALNPGIKTVVRTHSESEAELLRGERAGRIFIGEQELAKGMADHIIADFNAPPHS, from the coding sequence ATGCCCCATGACGTCAGCCTGATCACCACCATCGCCGCGGCGCTGGGCTTCGGCCTTGTGCTTGGCTTTCTCGCCACCCGCCTCAAGCTGCCAGCCCTGGTGGGCTATCTCGCCGCCGGTATCCTGATTGGCCCCGCCACGCCGGGCTTTGTGGCGGATGCCGCGCTGGCCGGCCAGCTGGCGGAGATCGGCGTCATGCTCATGATGTTCGGCGTCGGCCTGCACTTCTCGCTGGACGACTTGTGGGAAGTGCGCAAGATCGCCCTTCCCGGCGCCGTGCTCCAGATTGCGGCGGCCACCGGCATGGGCATGGCGCTCGCCCACTGGTGGGGCTGGACCATCGGCGGCGGCCTCGTATTCGGGCTGGCGCTCTCCGTGGCCAGCACCGTGGTGCTGCTGCGGGCGCTCGAAGAACGCGGCATTCTCGATTCCTTCAACGGACGCATTGCCGTCGGCTGGCTGGTGGTGGAGGACCTGGTCACGGTGATCGTGCTCGTGCTCCTGCCGCCGCTGGCGGGTTCGCTGGGCGGCGAAACCACGGGCGCGGCAAGCGATGCGGGCCTGCTGCGCACCCTGGCGGTGACCCTCGGACAGGTAGCCGTCTTCGTCGGCTTCATGATGCTTGTCGGCCGCAAGCTTTTCCCGTGGATTCTCTGGCAGGTGGCGCGCACCGGTTCGCGCGAGCTGTTCACGCTGTGCGTGATCGCGGCGGCAGTGGGCATTGCCTACGCCGCCACCAAACTGTTCGGCATCTCCTTCGCGCTCGGCGCCTTCTTCGCGGGCATGGTGCTGCGCGAGTCGGACCTGAGCCATCGCGCGGCCGAAGAATCGCTGCCGCTGCGGGACGCATTTGCGGTGCTCTTCTTCGTTTCCGTCGGCATGCTGTTCGAACCGTCCATCGTGATGAACGAACCACTGCGGCTGCTCGCGGTGGTCGCCATCATCGTCTTCGGAAAATCGCTGGCGGCCTTCCTGCTGGTGGTGGTGCTGCGCTACCCGGCCAAGACGGCGCTGATGGTCTCGGCCAGCCTGGCGCAGATCGGCGAGTTCTCCTTCATCCTTGCGGCGCTGGGCATTTCTCTCAAGCTGATGCCGCACGAGGGACAGAGCCTCATCCTGGCGGGCGCCATCATCTCCATCGCGCTCAATCCACTGGTCTTCGCGGCGACGCGGCCGCTGGAACGCTGGCTGGGCAAGAACAAGCTGCTGGCCGCGAAGTTCGACCGGCCCGCCGACCCGCTGGCCGAGCTGCCGATGACGACAGCGCACAGCAAACTCTCAGGCCAGGTGGTGCTGGTGGGGTATGGCCGTGTGGGCCAGAGGATTGCGAAGACGCTGGCCGAGCGGGGCATCCACTACGTGGTGGCCGAGCAGAACCGCGAGAAAGTGGACCAGCTGCGGCGTGAAGGCGTGGCGGCGGTGGCGGGCAATGCGGGTGAGCCGGCGGTACTGATCCAGGCGCACATTGCACGGGCCCGGATGCTGGTCATCGCCACGCCCGACACCTTCCATGTCCGCTCCATGATCGCCACGGCGCGCGCCCTCAACCCCGGCATCAAAACCGTGGTGCGCACCCACAGCGAAAGCGAGGCCGAGCTGTTGCGCGGCGAACGCGCGGGCCGCATCTTCATCGGCGAACAGGAGCTCGCCAAGGGCATGGCCGACCACATCATCGCCGACTTCAACGCCCCACCCCACAGCTGA
- a CDS encoding SRPBCC family protein, whose product MKRFLLYLLFGLVAPVSVLAQAPRADLPKLQVDVKRETQDSLTMYVIDASGAVLAPLPAVWRILTGYDHMEEFVPDLTSCRVLSRNGNEVIIEQFGTARLLFVSKSIHLIVRATEQPMSSIDISLVSGDMKHYESRWELIPMPETGGTRILYSGKMAPNFYVPGLLGTNIIRSDIEKMMNAVLARLDRPASATRPAIEPRQALN is encoded by the coding sequence ATGAAGCGATTTCTGCTGTATTTGCTGTTCGGCCTTGTGGCGCCGGTGTCCGTGCTCGCGCAGGCGCCGCGTGCCGACCTGCCCAAGCTGCAGGTGGACGTGAAGCGCGAAACCCAGGATTCGCTGACCATGTATGTGATCGACGCCAGCGGCGCCGTGCTGGCGCCCCTGCCCGCGGTATGGCGCATCCTCACTGGCTACGACCATATGGAGGAGTTTGTGCCGGACCTGACGTCCTGCCGGGTCCTCTCCCGCAATGGCAATGAGGTCATCATCGAGCAGTTCGGCACGGCGCGCCTGCTCTTCGTATCGAAATCCATCCACCTGATCGTGCGGGCGACCGAGCAGCCCATGTCGTCCATCGACATCTCGCTGGTGTCCGGCGACATGAAGCACTACGAATCGCGCTGGGAGCTGATACCCATGCCGGAAACGGGCGGCACGCGCATTCTCTACAGCGGGAAGATGGCGCCCAACTTCTATGTGCCTGGCCTGCTGGGCACGAATATCATCCGCAGCGATATCGAAAAGATGATGAATGCGGTGCTGGCGCGGCTGGACCGGCCGGCCTCCGCCACCCGCCCCGCCATCGAGCCGCGCCAGGCCCTGAACTGA
- the pip gene encoding prolyl aminopeptidase, whose protein sequence is MPEPLNHLFPPITPLRHGMMPVDDIHTIYWEEVGNPNGVPVIFLHGGPGAGLSPQHRRFFDPQHYRVILFDQRGAGKSTPLGETRQNTTQLLIEDIERLREHFGIEKWLVFGGSWGSTLALAYGEAHPSRCLGFVLRGIFLCTPLEIDWFMDGAQWFHPEIHEEFAAPIPPEERNDLLQAYYKRIMDEDPSVHWPAVRAWSRFEGRRVFLLPQPEELPSDTLDLGVGRLEAHYMAHLGFFEEEQLLRGLDRIAHLPAVIVQGRYDVICPPFTAWRLHKRWPGSIVKMIPDAGHGAMEVGISRALVAATEQFKRLNRFE, encoded by the coding sequence ATGCCAGAACCGCTGAACCACCTGTTCCCGCCGATTACCCCCCTGCGCCACGGCATGATGCCGGTGGACGACATCCACACCATCTACTGGGAAGAAGTGGGCAATCCGAACGGCGTTCCGGTCATCTTCCTGCATGGCGGCCCGGGCGCAGGCCTCTCGCCGCAGCACCGCCGCTTCTTCGACCCGCAGCATTACCGCGTCATCCTTTTCGACCAGCGCGGCGCCGGAAAGTCCACGCCGCTGGGCGAAACGCGCCAGAACACCACGCAGTTGCTGATCGAAGACATCGAGCGCCTGCGCGAACACTTCGGCATCGAGAAATGGCTGGTGTTCGGCGGCTCCTGGGGTTCGACGCTGGCGCTGGCCTACGGCGAAGCCCATCCTTCGCGCTGCCTGGGCTTTGTCCTGCGCGGCATCTTCCTTTGCACGCCGCTGGAGATTGACTGGTTCATGGACGGGGCGCAGTGGTTCCATCCCGAGATCCATGAAGAATTCGCGGCGCCGATTCCGCCGGAGGAGCGCAACGACCTGCTGCAGGCCTACTACAAGCGCATCATGGACGAAGACCCTTCGGTGCATTGGCCCGCCGTGCGCGCGTGGAGCCGCTTCGAAGGCCGCCGCGTCTTCCTGCTGCCGCAGCCGGAGGAACTGCCGTCGGACACCCTGGACCTCGGCGTGGGCCGCCTGGAAGCGCACTACATGGCCCATCTTGGCTTTTTCGAGGAGGAGCAGCTGCTGCGCGGCCTGGACCGCATCGCTCACCTGCCGGCCGTCATCGTGCAGGGCCGCTACGACGTGATCTGCCCGCCCTTCACGGCATGGCGCCTGCACAAGCGCTGGCCGGGCTCCATCGTGAAAATGATTCCGGATGCGGGCCATGGCGCCATGGAAGTGGGCATCAGCCGCGCCCTGGTGGCCGCGACGGAGCAGTTCAAGCGCCTGAACCGTTTCGAATAG
- a CDS encoding NADPH-dependent 2,4-dienoyl-CoA reductase yields MTTYPHLLAPLDLGFTTLRNRVIMGSMHTGLEDRFYNYGKLAAFYRERARGGVGLIVTGGISPNRQGWLLPFGGTMNFIGDVVNHRKVTRAVHEEGGKILMQILHAGRYGYQPFVVSASERKSPISPFKPRALSESGIESTIRAYVRCAKLAQKAGYDGIEVMGSEGYLLNQFLCARTNLRTDRWGGSIENRMRLPVEIVSRIRQAVGTGFIIMYRHSLLDLVEGGNTWEEVVAVAKALQHAGATILNTGIGWHEARVPTIVTSVPRAAFAEVAGRLRREVTIPVVASNRINMPDEAEDILRRGDADMVSMARPFLADAAFVEKAAQGRVDEINTCIGCNQACLDHTFSNKRASCLVNPRACHETELEYKPAAAKRRIAVVGAGPAGLSAATVAAERGHDVTLYDSSGAVGGQFKIAMQIPGKEEFAETIRYFSRKLELTGVKQQLNRRVTREELLAEGYDDVIVATGIKVRKPAIEGIDHPKVLSYIDVLQHKKPVGKRVAIIGAGGIGFDVGEYLLHDPSLGLPLSIDHWTAEWGVDLHAKTGGGLVPPVPSEPVRQLYLLQRKASKPGAGLGKTSGWVHRAVLARNGVVMLAGVSYKRIDDQGLHIVVGGEERLLTVDHVVICAGQDSLDELMPPEGTAGGPRFHKIGGASLAAELDAKRAIKEGATLAASL; encoded by the coding sequence ATGACGACCTATCCCCACCTGCTTGCCCCTCTGGACCTCGGATTCACCACCCTGCGCAACCGCGTCATCATGGGCTCCATGCACACGGGATTAGAGGATCGCTTCTACAACTACGGCAAGCTGGCCGCCTTCTACCGCGAACGGGCGCGCGGCGGCGTGGGGCTGATCGTCACCGGAGGCATCTCTCCCAACCGCCAGGGATGGCTCCTGCCATTCGGCGGCACCATGAACTTCATCGGCGACGTGGTCAACCACCGCAAGGTGACGCGCGCCGTGCATGAGGAAGGCGGCAAGATCCTCATGCAGATCCTGCATGCGGGGCGCTACGGCTACCAGCCCTTCGTGGTGTCAGCCTCCGAGCGCAAGTCGCCGATCTCGCCCTTCAAGCCGCGCGCGCTCAGCGAGAGCGGCATCGAGTCCACCATCCGCGCCTATGTGCGCTGCGCGAAGCTGGCGCAGAAGGCGGGCTACGACGGCATCGAAGTGATGGGCAGCGAAGGCTACCTGCTCAACCAGTTCCTGTGCGCGCGCACCAACCTGCGCACCGACCGCTGGGGCGGCAGCATTGAAAACCGCATGCGGCTGCCGGTGGAAATCGTGTCGCGCATCCGCCAGGCCGTGGGGACCGGCTTCATCATCATGTACCGCCACTCCCTGCTCGACCTGGTGGAAGGCGGCAATACCTGGGAAGAAGTGGTGGCCGTGGCGAAGGCCCTGCAGCATGCGGGCGCCACCATCCTCAACACCGGCATCGGCTGGCACGAAGCACGGGTGCCCACCATCGTGACCTCCGTGCCGCGCGCGGCCTTCGCCGAAGTGGCGGGGCGCCTGCGGCGCGAGGTCACGATTCCGGTCGTGGCATCGAACCGCATCAACATGCCGGACGAAGCGGAGGATATTCTGCGCCGCGGCGACGCGGACATGGTGTCGATGGCACGGCCCTTCCTCGCAGATGCCGCCTTCGTGGAAAAGGCGGCGCAAGGCCGCGTGGACGAAATCAACACCTGCATCGGCTGCAACCAGGCCTGCCTGGACCATACCTTCTCCAACAAGCGCGCCAGCTGCCTCGTGAACCCGCGCGCCTGCCACGAAACGGAACTGGAATACAAACCGGCTGCCGCGAAGCGGCGCATCGCCGTGGTGGGCGCCGGGCCGGCGGGCCTCTCGGCCGCCACCGTGGCGGCCGAGAGGGGCCACGACGTCACGCTCTATGATTCGAGCGGCGCGGTGGGCGGCCAGTTCAAGATCGCCATGCAGATCCCCGGCAAGGAAGAATTTGCCGAGACCATCCGCTACTTCAGCCGCAAGCTCGAACTTACGGGCGTCAAGCAGCAGCTGAACCGGCGCGTCACGCGCGAAGAGCTGCTGGCGGAAGGCTATGACGATGTCATCGTCGCCACCGGCATCAAGGTGCGCAAGCCAGCGATTGAAGGCATCGACCACCCCAAGGTCCTGAGCTACATCGACGTCCTGCAGCACAAGAAGCCCGTGGGCAAGCGCGTGGCCATCATCGGTGCGGGCGGCATCGGCTTCGACGTTGGCGAATACCTGCTGCACGATCCTTCGCTCGGGCTGCCCCTCTCCATCGACCACTGGACAGCCGAATGGGGCGTCGACCTGCACGCCAAGACGGGCGGCGGCCTGGTGCCGCCGGTGCCTTCGGAACCGGTGCGCCAGCTCTACCTCCTGCAGCGCAAGGCCAGCAAGCCCGGCGCGGGGCTGGGCAAAACGTCTGGCTGGGTGCACCGCGCGGTGCTGGCGCGGAACGGCGTCGTCATGCTCGCAGGCGTGAGCTACAAGCGCATCGACGACCAGGGCCTGCACATTGTGGTGGGCGGCGAAGAGCGCCTGCTGACGGTGGACCACGTCGTGATCTGCGCGGGCCAGGACAGCCTGGACGAGCTCATGCCGCCGGAAGGTACGGCAGGCGGGCCCCGCTTCCACAAGATCGGCGGCGCCTCCCTTGCAGCCGAGCTCGATGCCAAGCGCGCCATCAAGGAAGGCGCCACCCTCGCCGCCAGCCTCTGA
- a CDS encoding beta-ketoacyl-ACP synthase III has translation MKQAVISGTGLFTPPNSISNDELVACFNTYVEQYNAEHADAIAAGTVTALEPSSSAFIEKASGIKSRHVMEKEGILDPKRMVPRIPERADDELSLQAEICVKAAQQALDRAGRSPADIDMVLVACSNMQRAYPAMAVEVQQALGIEGYGFDMNVACSSATFGIQTAVAAVQTGQARAVLVLNPEITSGHLNWRDRDSHFIFGDACTAIVIEAAEGAVSKHQFLILDTKLKTSFSNNIRNNYGFMNRFDESGVGKPDKLFRQQGRKVFKDVCPMAAEMIKNSIASAGLEVEQVSRYWLHQANLNMNQLIARLILGRDAEPSEAPVILDSYANTSSAGSIIAFHKYQDDLPQGAYGVICSFGAGYSIGSVVVQKR, from the coding sequence ATGAAACAAGCCGTCATCAGCGGTACTGGGCTCTTTACGCCACCGAACTCCATCTCGAACGACGAGCTGGTTGCCTGTTTCAACACCTATGTCGAGCAATACAACGCCGAGCACGCGGACGCCATTGCGGCGGGCACGGTGACGGCGCTCGAACCGTCCAGCTCCGCCTTCATCGAAAAGGCCTCCGGCATCAAGTCCCGCCACGTGATGGAGAAGGAAGGCATTCTCGACCCCAAACGCATGGTGCCGCGCATACCTGAACGGGCGGACGACGAACTCTCGCTGCAGGCGGAGATCTGCGTGAAGGCTGCCCAGCAGGCGCTCGACCGCGCGGGCCGCAGCCCGGCCGATATCGACATGGTGCTGGTGGCCTGCTCCAACATGCAGCGCGCCTACCCCGCCATGGCAGTGGAGGTCCAGCAGGCGCTGGGCATCGAAGGCTACGGCTTCGACATGAATGTGGCCTGTTCCTCGGCCACCTTCGGCATCCAGACCGCGGTGGCGGCGGTGCAGACGGGCCAGGCGCGCGCCGTGCTGGTGCTGAATCCAGAAATCACCAGCGGGCACCTGAACTGGCGCGACCGCGACAGCCACTTCATTTTCGGCGACGCCTGCACGGCCATCGTCATCGAAGCGGCGGAAGGCGCGGTATCGAAGCACCAGTTCCTGATCCTCGATACGAAACTGAAGACCAGCTTCTCCAACAATATCCGCAACAATTACGGCTTCATGAACCGCTTCGACGAGAGCGGCGTGGGCAAGCCGGACAAGCTGTTCCGCCAGCAGGGCCGGAAGGTGTTCAAGGACGTGTGCCCGATGGCGGCGGAGATGATCAAGAACTCCATCGCCAGCGCTGGACTGGAGGTCGAACAGGTGAGCCGCTACTGGCTGCACCAGGCGAACCTCAACATGAACCAGCTGATCGCTCGCCTGATCCTGGGCCGCGATGCCGAGCCGTCGGAAGCCCCGGTCATTCTGGACAGCTATGCCAACACCTCGTCCGCGGGTTCCATCATCGCCTTCCACAAATACCAGGACGACCTGCCGCAGGGCGCCTACGGCGTGATCTGCTCCTTCGGCGCGGGCTATTCCATCGGCAGCGTCGTCGTACAAAAACGCTGA
- a CDS encoding DUF2721 domain-containing protein, protein MNIQLGDIGHIIQLAIAPVFLLTGVCTNLTVLINRLARIIDRSRVLEDRLDVAYNDTYLNELDVLYRRSHLINWSITLSTATGLFVCLVIALLFIGDTTNFTLDKYIAGMFVAGVFSLIGSFGFLLREIFIASSWMRDHRHIRQPRTDNG, encoded by the coding sequence ATGAACATACAGCTCGGCGATATCGGCCATATCATCCAACTGGCGATCGCGCCGGTTTTCCTGCTTACCGGCGTTTGCACCAACCTCACGGTGCTGATCAACCGCCTGGCCCGCATCATCGACCGCTCGCGCGTGCTGGAAGACCGGCTCGATGTCGCCTACAATGACACCTACCTGAACGAGCTGGATGTGCTGTACCGCCGCTCGCACCTGATCAACTGGTCCATTACGCTGTCCACTGCGACAGGCCTGTTCGTCTGCCTGGTCATTGCGCTGCTGTTCATCGGCGATACCACCAACTTCACCCTCGACAAATACATCGCGGGCATGTTCGTGGCGGGCGTCTTCAGCCTGATCGGCAGCTTCGGCTTCCTGCTGCGGGAGATATTCATCGCCTCCTCATGGATGCGCGACCACCGCCACATTCGCCAGCCCCGCACCGACAACGGATAA